ATCCCTGTGTGAAGAATGTCGCCGTTTATCATTACCTGCAAGTCTCTTTGCGGAACAAAAATTACGTCGCCGTTTCTGAGGCTAACCGACGGTTGTCCCATAATTCTCTCGCTCGCAACTACATCGACAATCCTTGTTCCGTGTCTGGGATGAATAAGCTGAACTTCGCGTAAATTTGCTTTTAAATTCGCTCCGCCGACTAATTCAATAACGGAACTCAATGCTAAGTTTCCCATAACCACGTGAGTTCCCGGATTATTCACCTGACCGAGAACTTGTACGGGAATTTCTTTTACCCGCGCAACAAAAATATCGACGCTTCTTGCTCTGTATTCTCGCTGTATCAGCTCAAGAATTTGTTGTTTTGCTTCCCGCAATGTCAATCCGCTGACATTAACCGCCCCTACTGTCGGAATTATTGCGATTTCATTGTTTGTTATAGAAATATTCAATAAGGTTTCACGAACTCCCCAAACCATAGCCTGAAGAATATCGCCCGCACCCAAAAAATAACTGTCTTCGTCTATAAAGAAGTCGGTCGGTCTGGGCAATTTTAATAATTGCCAGTCAACCGCATTATTACTCAAATCCATACTTACGGGCGGCGATACGGTTCTTCTTACGCCGCCATTCCCTTGCACACCGTGCATACCTTGCATATTTTGTTGCACACTCTGCATACCGTACATTTGTTGCATACTTTGTCCAAAAGCAAAGGTCGCAACCAAAAGTAAAAAGATAATATTCTTTTTCATAATTTAAAGAGTATTACTCCTCTGTTTCCGAGGTATCGGCGCTTTTAGGCGTTAAAGTAAACGCTTTATTGTATTCTTCGCGTGTGGCTATCGCCTTGTTATACAGAGCCATATAATGTTTTCCTGCGACATTCCACGAGAAATCCACTTCCATTGCGCGTTTTTGCATACCTACAAAGTGGTCTTTGTTATTGTACCACGTTTCGATTGCCCATTTAATTGTTCCGTAAATGGCATCGGGCGACGCGTCTTCAAAAACAAAGCCCGTTCCCACTCCCGTGTAAGGATTGTAATTATCTACCGAATCCGCCAATCCGCCGACCTTGCGAACAATGGGAAGCGTGCCGTATTTAAGCGAATACATCTGATTAAGTCCGCACGGCTCAAAGCGCGAAGGCATCAGGAACATATCGGAACCTGCTTCAACAACGTGCGCAAGTTCTTCGTTATATCCGATATAAGAGCCGATTTTTCCACCGTAAGCGGCAGGAAGCCAACCGAAATAACCTTCCAGACCTTTATCACCCGAACCTACAACGGCAAACTGCACTTCAAAGTCGTTCAGAATTTTTTCCAAAACGCCCGCAAGAAGGTCGTAGCCTTTTTGGCTCGCCATTCTCGCAACTATGCCGATAATCGGAATGTTGTCGTCTTCTTTAAGATGAAATCTGTTCTGCAAATCCTTTTTGCAAATCTTTTTTCCCGATATATCCGAAGATGAAAATTTGCTTTTTATAAGCGGGTCTTTTTCGGGGTTCCATTCATTATAATCCACGCCGTTTAATATTCCGCAGAAATTTTTACCTTTTGCGCTAAAATAAGGTGCAAGACCGAATTCCGAATGCGGCGACGAAATTTCGAGAGCGTGCGTCGGACTTACCGTATTTACCGCTTCCGCAAAATAAATGCCTGCTTTAAGCATATTTATATGACCGTTGTCTTCAAATTTGTCGCTCGTCCAATGTTGCCATCCAAAGCCCATATAATTGAAATTTTCTTTTGGATAAGTTCCCTGATACTGCGCGTTATGAACAGTAAGAACAGTTGCCGCGCGACCTACAATCGGGTTATCCCAATACCAAGTTTTGGCATAAGCCAACGCAGGAGCCGCCTGCCAGTCGTGGGCGTGAATGATGTCGGGAGAAAAGCCCGTGTCAATACAAGCTCTGAGCGCCGCATTCGATAAAAACGCAAATCTGCTCGGATTGTCTCCGAAATCGTTGTAATTTTTGTCGTGATAAATTCCGTCGCGGTTAAAGAAGTTATCGCATTCAATAAACCATACGGGAACATCGCCGAAACCTTTTGTTTCGTAAAGCCCGCACCACTGCTCTTGAGCATTTCCCATGTGAACGCAGAAAGACCCCATAACTTGCTTAACTTTGATTTTTCCTTTACCGTCGCCGGTTTTGTCTTTTATTGCCTTATAATAAGGAATTACGATTTTAACGTTGTGCCCGTTTGCGTGCAAATACGCCGCAAGTGAAGATACTACATCGGCAAGCCCGCCTGTTTTTGCGAACGGAACTGCTTCCGACGCGACAAAAAGAATGTTCATAATTCCTCCGAATTTTTAACAGTATTTATTTAATATCAAATGTAAAATAATATTTGGTGAGACGGTCGCCACTCTTTTTGATGAAAATTTCTGTTTTTTATCTTTTTTTTACGTTTTTTACTATGTTTCTGCAACAAAAACGGTATTATTGCTATCTTATTAGGTAGAGAATTTGCCTGTTATCCGACATTTTTTGAGCAATTTACGACTTTTTGTAATATATTTACAACGAATTACTGAATAAAAAAGGAGGATGGATTATGAAATTTTCGGTGAAATTTAACAATTTACTCTTGACATTTGCGTGTGTGTGTGTGTGTGCAAGTGTTATTTTCGCTCAACCCGCAAGAAATCAAGGAAGAAGAGAAGATTTAAGTCGTTCGGATTTTCCTCCGGGAACAAAATTTGTCGCTTTGACTTTCGATGATGGACCGAATACTACCTATACGGTACAGGTTTTGGACGAGCTAAAACGTCTCGGTGCGCACGCGTCTTTTTATATTCAAGGGCAAAAAGTAAATCCGCAAACCATACCGATTTTACAACGAATGGTACACGAAGGACACGATATTGATAACCATTCGTGGAACCACCCGTCGTTTGGACAGGATCTCGAACCGGGAACTATTCCGCAAATAACCACTGCCGTTGCAGCGCGCGACCAATTGCGCAGAACTTCGCAGGCAATTTTTGATGCTGTCGGGTTTTGGCCATTTTCTTTCCGCGCGCCGTTTTTGGAGTGGGGAACATTTGCTTGGAGCGGAATAGATGTTTTGGCGGGACTTGACCGTGAAATGGCTATGGCATTTATTGATACGGGAATAGACCCTGCGGATTTCAACAACCAAGGTAATCCACAGGGAATAGCAAGCAATATATTGGGTCGAAGCGATGCTGTTTTGGATGGCGGAATTATTCTTTTGCACGACTGCGGCGGTCCTCGACACGGAACGGTTGCATCTTTACAGTTGTTCATACCTCAACTCAGACAGAGAGGATTTGAAATTGTCACCGTTCGCGAACTTTTTATGATTATGGGCAATTCGCCTGAATTGTTTGGAGGTTTGTGGGGAGGGTCAGCTATGTGGCCAAGAGTTAATCAAAGAGCAGACCTGCAAAACACACACACAACTCCTACTTGGCGCACAGACGGGATTACAGAGCGTCTTTTCTCTGAAGATTGGATGACACGCGACTGGTGGACGTGCTCGACTGCACCGTGGGACAGAGATTTGTCGCAACCTTGCGATCCTTCACAACAAAGATTTACCGTATCATTTAACACTGTCGGCGGTTCTGCGGTCAGTTCGGCAAGCGTTGTCGGAGGAAGCACGGTAAATCGTCCTGCCGACCCGACAAGAGACAACTCTGCTTTCGATACTTGGCTTCTTAACGGAACGCCGTTTGATTTCTCTACCCCGATAACAGCAAGCATAACACTTGTCGCAAGATGGAACTCCGTCGGCGGAGGTCAATATCAGGAAGTTATCGGCTGGACTTGGGACGGCGGTCAGATTACTTGGACTTCGCGCGCAGACGCTCACGACAGAAATTCTTCGGCAAACATAAGCAATCAAAATCCGCTGACTGCGGCGCTACACGTCGGAATAAACGACACTATTTCGAGAAATCCGAATGTAATTAACTGGACTTGGGCAAATGTCAGTGCATTTTTCACAGCGGGACTTTTTAACAATCTTACGGGAGTAGAAATCACATATACTTCTAATTTGCCTGCTATGCTAACAATCGGCTCAACAGCTCGATTAGGAGACGATGCGGTCGTCTATTCAGTGGAATTGCCTGCATCTGCGACCCAAAATACGCTTATGTTCTCTTTGTCGGATTTTGAAGCGCCGCAATGGATGTGGGATTGGGATAATGCCGACGCAGGTACTATAAGGTATCTCAACGACGTTGCAAAAGCAAACATAATTTCGGGACTTGAAATCGCTCACGAAAACCGCGGAGAAACCCTTAATATTACTGTATCATCCATTAAACTCCACGGAATAAGCGGCGGAAATCCGTCTGTAATTCCGAGCTCGCGAAACGTAAGCAGAACGAGCGGCAACGCGTTGGCAATCAACAGCTTTAATGCAGGAAACCTTAACTTGAACGTTTCGAGTGCGGGAATGTACAACGTTTCAATTCACGATATTTCGGGAAGAGTACTCGCACAAACAAGTGCAAGCCTTACAGCAGGCGCTAATTCTCTGCAATTAGGACAAAACATCGCAAGAGGCGTAGTTATTGTTCGTGTTCAGGGCGCCAATGCCACTTTAACGAGAAGAATTTCGATTAGATAAAAGGAGGGGTATTATGAAATTTTCAGTAAAACTCAACAGGTTCTTGATTGCGCTAATCCTCTTGTGTGTGTGTGTATCGGGAATTGCGAGCACCGCTTATGCTCAACGCAGGTATCCAACCCGTTCGCAGTTTCCCGCAAATGCGAGATTTATCGCCTTAACTTTCGACGACGGTCCGACCACCAATGAAACCGTTCGGATATTGGATACATTGAGAGCAATGGAGCGCGAACTCAACGCAACTATCAATGCGACTTTTTATGTTAACGGCGCGATGTTTAACGCTCAAACTCGTCCGATATTACGGCGTATGATAGCCGAAGGACACGATGTTGATAATCACGGTTGGTATCATTTGTCTCACGGCGGAGCGCACTCTGATTCCAGATTAAACGGACAGAATGTGGTATTGAGTACACCTCAGCAAGCGCGTGAAAATATACAGCGCCTATCTCAAGAAATATTTGATGTAACGGGACATTGGCCATTTTCTTTTCGCGCTCCGTTTTTTGAATGGGGAAGCCAGTTAAACGGGATAGACGTTGAACTCAATATGCCTTTTATGCACGCCGGATTTGATTCATTTGACTGGCGGGAGGCAAATCAAAACAATCCTCAAGCTATGGGAGCCGACATTGTTGCTAGAGCATTGGCATCTTCGGGCGGCGAGATAATTCTTATGCACGACGCTCCTATCGGCACACGAGACGGAACAGTCAGGTCTTTGAGATATTTTATTCCTCAACTTATTGCGCAAGGGTATCACTTTGTAACAGTTCGCGAATTGTTTATGATTAAACAGGCGCAACCGGAACGTTTCCGCAACATAAATCACGGTCCTAATTCCAAAGTGCCTATGGGAAGATATAACCACAGAGATTTTTGGCCAAACAACAAAGATAATTGGTGGACACAAGATTGGTGGTCGTGCCCAACTCCGCCTTGGGAGAGAACAACAGAATACGATATGGAAATTGATGAAGGCTGGCGTGTGATTACGGAGAGAGTGAGAGGCATTACCATAAATTGCAACGCAGTCATTACGCAACGCTGGACGGTTAATTTTAATTTAAACGGCGGAACTCACACAGGCGGCGGAGAACTAACACAAACCGTAAATAACGGACAAAACGCAACCTTGCCGACAGTTATTAACAGCGGACACAGGCTTACAGGTTGGAGCGGCGGAAGTCATACAAATATTACTTCCAACAGGACGCTTACCGCACAATGGGAACGCACAGACGGCGGCGGAGATTTTCAAGAAGTTATCGGCTGGACTTGGGACGGCGGACAAATTACTTGGACAGAGGGCGCTGATACTCACAACAGAAATTCTTCGGCGAACATAAGTAGCCAAAATCCGCTGACTGCTACTCTACACGTCGGACAAAACGATGAACCTGCCAATATTTGGACTTGGGCAACGGTTTCCACGTTCTTTGCAGAGAGACTTTTTGACAACCTTACGGCGATAGAAATTACTTACACCGCTAATTTGCCGCTTCAGTTAAGAATTGGTTCAACGGCGCGGTTGGGGAACGACCAAATCTTCTATTTCGCAGAATTGCCCCCATCTTCAACATTGAATACGCCGCTTATATTACCGTTATCTGCATTTGAAGCGCCGCAATGGATGTGGGATTGGACTAATGCCGACGCAGGCACTATCAGAGCCCTCCCTGATGTTGCCAAAGCAAACATAATTTCGGGACTTACGTTTGCTCACGAAAACTACGGAGAAACCGTAAATCTTACCGTATCGTCGATAAAACTTCACGGAATAAGCGGCGGAAATCCGTCTGTAATTCCGAGTTCGCGAAACGTAAGCAGAGCGAGCGGCAGTACATTGGCAATTAACGGCTTCAACGCAGGAAATCTCAGCCTGAACGTCGGACAAGCTGGAATGTATGATATTTCAATTCACAGCATTGACGGAAGAATGCTTTCGCAAACGAGCGCAAACCTTGTTTCGGGTGTGAATTCTCTGAATATCGGACAAAATATTGCAAGAGGCGTGGTTGTAGTTCGTATTCAAGGCGCAAACGCAACTTTGGTAAGGCGAATTTCGGTTAGATAGTTTTTTTAATGTAAGGGCGGGTTTGAAACCCGCCCTTACAAATTTGTTATTCGTTCATTGTAATTCAAATAATCACCAAATACAAAATAAGTCGGTAAACCATCTAAGAAATATAGTATATTTATGATTAAATATTGAAAAAATGAAAAATCGAGGTAATTTATGGAAAAATGGCAAGAAGAAATGGCGGAAATCAGAGCGGCAATGGCGGAAAATATGAAAGGTTTTGCGGA
This Chitinivibrionia bacterium DNA region includes the following protein-coding sequences:
- the glgA gene encoding glycogen synthase GlgA, with the protein product MNILFVASEAVPFAKTGGLADVVSSLAAYLHANGHNVKIVIPYYKAIKDKTGDGKGKIKVKQVMGSFCVHMGNAQEQWCGLYETKGFGDVPVWFIECDNFFNRDGIYHDKNYNDFGDNPSRFAFLSNAALRACIDTGFSPDIIHAHDWQAAPALAYAKTWYWDNPIVGRAATVLTVHNAQYQGTYPKENFNYMGFGWQHWTSDKFEDNGHINMLKAGIYFAEAVNTVSPTHALEISSPHSEFGLAPYFSAKGKNFCGILNGVDYNEWNPEKDPLIKSKFSSSDISGKKICKKDLQNRFHLKEDDNIPIIGIVARMASQKGYDLLAGVLEKILNDFEVQFAVVGSGDKGLEGYFGWLPAAYGGKIGSYIGYNEELAHVVEAGSDMFLMPSRFEPCGLNQMYSLKYGTLPIVRKVGGLADSVDNYNPYTGVGTGFVFEDASPDAIYGTIKWAIETWYNNKDHFVGMQKRAMEVDFSWNVAGKHYMALYNKAIATREEYNKAFTLTPKSADTSETEE
- a CDS encoding polysaccharide deacetylase family protein codes for the protein MKFSVKFNNLLLTFACVCVCASVIFAQPARNQGRREDLSRSDFPPGTKFVALTFDDGPNTTYTVQVLDELKRLGAHASFYIQGQKVNPQTIPILQRMVHEGHDIDNHSWNHPSFGQDLEPGTIPQITTAVAARDQLRRTSQAIFDAVGFWPFSFRAPFLEWGTFAWSGIDVLAGLDREMAMAFIDTGIDPADFNNQGNPQGIASNILGRSDAVLDGGIILLHDCGGPRHGTVASLQLFIPQLRQRGFEIVTVRELFMIMGNSPELFGGLWGGSAMWPRVNQRADLQNTHTTPTWRTDGITERLFSEDWMTRDWWTCSTAPWDRDLSQPCDPSQQRFTVSFNTVGGSAVSSASVVGGSTVNRPADPTRDNSAFDTWLLNGTPFDFSTPITASITLVARWNSVGGGQYQEVIGWTWDGGQITWTSRADAHDRNSSANISNQNPLTAALHVGINDTISRNPNVINWTWANVSAFFTAGLFNNLTGVEITYTSNLPAMLTIGSTARLGDDAVVYSVELPASATQNTLMFSLSDFEAPQWMWDWDNADAGTIRYLNDVAKANIISGLEIAHENRGETLNITVSSIKLHGISGGNPSVIPSSRNVSRTSGNALAINSFNAGNLNLNVSSAGMYNVSIHDISGRVLAQTSASLTAGANSLQLGQNIARGVVIVRVQGANATLTRRISIR
- a CDS encoding polysaccharide deacetylase family protein; this translates as MKFSVKLNRFLIALILLCVCVSGIASTAYAQRRYPTRSQFPANARFIALTFDDGPTTNETVRILDTLRAMERELNATINATFYVNGAMFNAQTRPILRRMIAEGHDVDNHGWYHLSHGGAHSDSRLNGQNVVLSTPQQARENIQRLSQEIFDVTGHWPFSFRAPFFEWGSQLNGIDVELNMPFMHAGFDSFDWREANQNNPQAMGADIVARALASSGGEIILMHDAPIGTRDGTVRSLRYFIPQLIAQGYHFVTVRELFMIKQAQPERFRNINHGPNSKVPMGRYNHRDFWPNNKDNWWTQDWWSCPTPPWERTTEYDMEIDEGWRVITERVRGITINCNAVITQRWTVNFNLNGGTHTGGGELTQTVNNGQNATLPTVINSGHRLTGWSGGSHTNITSNRTLTAQWERTDGGGDFQEVIGWTWDGGQITWTEGADTHNRNSSANISSQNPLTATLHVGQNDEPANIWTWATVSTFFAERLFDNLTAIEITYTANLPLQLRIGSTARLGNDQIFYFAELPPSSTLNTPLILPLSAFEAPQWMWDWTNADAGTIRALPDVAKANIISGLTFAHENYGETVNLTVSSIKLHGISGGNPSVIPSSRNVSRASGSTLAINGFNAGNLSLNVGQAGMYDISIHSIDGRMLSQTSANLVSGVNSLNIGQNIARGVVVVRIQGANATLVRRISVR